A genomic region of Lachnoclostridium edouardi contains the following coding sequences:
- a CDS encoding cupin domain-containing protein — protein MKKYRISILASLLSLSLTACGGNSVSNAVSETAAEQTAAEVQTSQNQEETESASEGASAQTQEGISEQEGIITASSELPFSLGQKIDSDSFTGTAYIEMMIPNDETYHFPQTNHLTFEPGARSSWHTHGGMVLLITGGVGYYQEEGKPAQILRQGDVVNIEPGVRHWHGAAPDSWFSQMVIFDSGYVPEEDAPAEEPVTEEQYKQLDTEEYTGRTITADHKFMFEQAAQAMTSDTFSGPAYVSSLIGEDNAAGAPDLHYVVFDPGVINNWHTHEGGQILVATDGIGYHQIEGEPVQVMAPGDVAFCPPGVKHWHGGSADTSFAHIAVNTNPELKGLEWFDRISDEEYSSLPKEKAQAEGGIENE, from the coding sequence ATGAAAAAATACAGAATATCAATATTAGCTTCGTTACTTTCTTTAAGCCTGACAGCCTGTGGAGGAAACAGTGTAAGCAATGCTGTTTCGGAAACAGCTGCAGAACAGACTGCAGCAGAAGTACAGACCAGTCAAAATCAGGAAGAAACAGAAAGTGCATCAGAGGGAGCGTCTGCACAGACTCAGGAGGGAATATCTGAACAGGAAGGTATCATTACAGCCAGCAGCGAGCTGCCATTTTCTTTGGGCCAGAAGATAGATTCTGATTCTTTTACAGGAACAGCTTATATTGAAATGATGATTCCCAATGATGAAACCTATCATTTTCCCCAGACAAACCATCTTACCTTTGAGCCAGGGGCCAGAAGCAGCTGGCATACCCATGGCGGAATGGTGCTGCTGATTACTGGCGGAGTGGGATATTATCAGGAAGAAGGAAAGCCTGCCCAGATTCTCCGGCAGGGTGATGTGGTAAATATTGAACCGGGAGTAAGGCATTGGCATGGAGCTGCTCCGGACAGCTGGTTTTCCCAGATGGTAATTTTTGATTCCGGCTATGTTCCGGAAGAAGATGCACCTGCGGAGGAGCCGGTAACAGAGGAACAGTACAAACAGCTTGATACAGAAGAATATACAGGCCGTACGATTACAGCGGATCATAAGTTTATGTTTGAGCAGGCAGCACAGGCAATGACGTCGGATACCTTCAGCGGACCGGCATATGTGTCTTCTTTAATCGGAGAAGATAATGCAGCTGGTGCACCGGATCTCCATTATGTGGTCTTTGATCCCGGAGTGATTAATAACTGGCACACCCATGAAGGAGGACAGATTCTGGTTGCAACAGATGGGATTGGTTATCATCAGATTGAGGGAGAGCCGGTACAGGTAATGGCTCCTGGTGATGTGGCTTTTTGTCCGCCAGGAGTGAAACACTGGCATGGCGGAAGCGCAGATACCAGTTTTGCCCACATTGCAGTAAATACAAATCCGGAATTGAAAGGATTAGAGTGGTTTGACCGGATATCAGACGAAGAATATTCTTCCCTTCCAAAAGAAAAAGCACAGGCAGAAGGAGGAATAGAGAATGAATGA